In the Corynebacterium gerontici genome, one interval contains:
- a CDS encoding GatB/YqeY domain-containing protein codes for MSELKATIRNDLTTAMKARDKLTTSALRMLLSSIQAEETSGARHELDDATVLKVIAREIKKRRESAEVYADNGRQELADTELAEAKVFEQYQPTQLDDAELETLARESVKEAAGDGEVSMKLMGQAMKVASAKADGRADGKRLSAAVRAALQS; via the coding sequence ATGAGTGAACTGAAAGCAACCATCCGCAATGACCTCACCACCGCCATGAAGGCGCGTGACAAGCTCACCACTTCGGCTTTGCGCATGCTCCTTTCGTCCATCCAGGCCGAGGAAACTTCCGGGGCGCGCCATGAGCTTGACGACGCCACCGTGCTCAAAGTCATCGCTCGTGAGATTAAGAAGCGCCGTGAATCCGCCGAGGTCTACGCAGACAACGGCAGGCAAGAGCTCGCCGATACTGAACTGGCGGAGGCTAAGGTATTTGAGCAATATCAGCCCACGCAGCTCGACGATGCCGAGTTGGAAACCCTAGCGCGGGAATCTGTGAAGGAAGCCGCTGGTGATGGAGAGGTTTCCATGAAACTCATGGGGCAGGCAATGAAGGTTGCGAGCGCCAAGGCTGATGGCCGAGCTGACGGCAAGCGCCTCAGCGCCGCGGTGCGGGCTGCGCTGCAAAGCTAA
- a CDS encoding metallophosphoesterase, whose amino-acid sequence MRECSQFRLHTVDVPILEPGALEGRDAFTILHISDLHMVPSQHKKQQWVRSLATLQPDLVVNTGDNLSDLKGVPGVLRALEPLLRFPGLFVFGTNDYFAPRPVNPLKYLTGKKRKVSKVPLPWEGMRAAFLEHGWMDANQARHEFKASGLKIAAAGVDDPHHHLDDYEAIAGQPHPEADLSLALLHSPEPRVLERFKSDGYMLSLSGHTHGGQVCLPGGKALVTNCGIDPERCKGLHRFGEMWMHVSNGLGQSKYAPVRLFCKPSATLLRLVAKD is encoded by the coding sequence ATGCGCGAATGTTCCCAATTTCGCCTCCACACGGTAGACGTGCCCATTTTGGAACCCGGCGCACTTGAGGGGCGCGATGCCTTCACCATCCTGCACATCTCCGATCTGCACATGGTGCCCTCGCAGCACAAAAAGCAGCAGTGGGTGCGTTCGCTGGCCACGCTGCAACCAGATCTGGTGGTAAATACTGGCGATAATTTGAGCGACCTCAAAGGAGTGCCGGGGGTGCTGCGCGCACTGGAACCACTCCTGCGTTTCCCCGGCCTCTTCGTATTTGGCACCAATGACTATTTCGCACCGCGGCCAGTGAACCCACTGAAATATTTGACGGGCAAAAAGCGGAAGGTCAGCAAGGTGCCGCTGCCCTGGGAGGGGATGCGCGCCGCGTTTCTGGAGCACGGCTGGATGGACGCCAATCAGGCCCGCCACGAGTTCAAAGCCTCCGGCCTGAAAATCGCCGCCGCCGGAGTGGATGATCCACACCACCACCTCGACGATTACGAAGCAATCGCAGGCCAGCCACACCCCGAGGCTGATCTCAGCCTCGCCCTGCTGCACTCCCCCGAACCGCGAGTGCTGGAACGATTTAAATCAGACGGTTACATGCTGTCGCTTTCTGGGCACACCCACGGCGGCCAGGTGTGCCTGCCCGGCGGCAAGGCACTGGTGACCAATTGCGGCATCGATCCCGAGCGCTGCAAAGGGCTGCATCGCTTTGGCGAGATGTGGATGCACGTGAGTAACGGCCTTGGCCAATCTAAGTACGCTCCCGTGCGCCTATTCTGCAAGCCTTCTGCAACCCTGCTGCGCTTGGTAGCAAAGGATTGA
- a CDS encoding GDSL-type esterase/lipase family protein, with translation MRNRAIATIAALAASASLVLAPQASAAEPNAVFFGDSVPANPSVVDFFAGKVIQNPATVALSAGININQFGCGSDNQITNAFGRASGLPTANFTCAGASLASGGRHVIDQINEAAAQGQLGPQTKQVAILAGANDTYVYNGKEPLDVIFGRIHNTMRDAVLRAKELAPNADIKIVDYPTIAPDGNVCLIRLAPGQTAPIHLQAMGDYERGMSDTFRNVARETGVKFVDSKAPTAGHGMCDVDPWYAGLIDFGAGPHQLPIHATDAGLNAVGEFAGRA, from the coding sequence ATGCGCAACCGCGCCATCGCCACCATCGCAGCACTCGCCGCGAGTGCATCGCTGGTGCTTGCACCGCAGGCAAGCGCTGCAGAACCCAACGCCGTGTTCTTTGGTGACTCAGTGCCCGCCAACCCTTCCGTAGTTGATTTCTTTGCAGGCAAAGTGATCCAAAACCCCGCCACCGTCGCACTGTCAGCAGGCATCAACATCAACCAGTTCGGTTGCGGTTCCGATAATCAAATCACCAACGCTTTTGGGCGTGCTTCCGGGTTGCCTACCGCCAACTTCACCTGCGCCGGTGCCAGCCTGGCCTCCGGCGGCCGCCACGTGATTGATCAGATCAACGAAGCTGCGGCCCAGGGCCAGCTCGGCCCACAGACCAAGCAGGTGGCAATCCTCGCCGGAGCCAACGACACCTACGTGTATAACGGCAAGGAGCCCCTGGACGTCATCTTCGGGCGCATCCACAACACCATGCGCGATGCCGTGCTGCGCGCCAAGGAACTGGCACCGAATGCTGACATCAAGATTGTGGATTACCCCACGATCGCACCCGACGGCAACGTTTGCCTCATCCGCTTGGCCCCCGGCCAAACCGCCCCAATCCACCTGCAGGCTATGGGCGATTATGAGCGTGGAATGTCCGACACCTTCCGCAACGTCGCCCGTGAAACCGGCGTGAAGTTCGTGGACTCCAAGGCCCCCACCGCTGGCCATGGCATGTGCGATGTTGATCCCTGGTATGCCGGCCTGATCGACTTCGGTGCCGGTCCTCACCAGCTTCCGATCCACGCCACCGACGCTGGCCTGAACGCAGTCGGTGAGTTCGCAGGCCGTGCCTAA
- a CDS encoding DUF4040 family protein, producing MTLIYVLALAALAIVLSPVLVKLIDRAAGWPLAGIFIIAAFLLMQKLPGIYEGQAVTYEKTWVPDLLGPGLGVTFALRADALSVFFALLALLVGAVVFVYSAAYLSKNKGNTSFYTIMTAFTASILMLVLADDAFVLFIAWELVSLASFMLIARSGGRGGELGSQRTLVLTFVGGLTMLVSLAIAATQTGTTNITGMLHSDVWAQKPGLTTTIAVLIAISAFTKSAQLPFHFWLPEAMAAATPVSAFLHAAAVVKAGIYLLLRFSTIFHDNSTWNWLLIVVGISTAVMASLFAIQKSDLKKLTAYSTVSHLGWIVATIGVGTPLALAAALVHTLAHAMFKSSLFMLIGVVDHQTGTRDASRLGSSWRYLPFTFGSVCIAAASMAAVPPTMGFISKEGMLAAFEEAPIGTVPAAVLLIAAGVGALFTFTYSARIVCDGFVDGDRDMSETKEAPVSLWLPAAIPGVLSLPLVFFVSALDKPVDAAVSVISSDPHTHLALWHGVSLPLGISIAVLVLGVVGVLFRKQIWATLDDRKLALRSGNELLNGVVRGLARYGKAVGKMGDSLSPTRHLAVMFLMIIALAGTVTIKGVVHGGIDGAPLAPRIEGMDRWSDLVPLLIVVVSLVLLLRTASRLTAVVLVGIAGMGVTFQMLTLGAPDVALTQLLVEALTVVIMMLVVRQQPETFHPTKAKRRISAAVMAGLVGLSTFGAVFFLLGRRERTDLSIWYLQNGPEITGGDNIVNTILVEFRAFDTLGELSVLGMAAVVIAAVVTSMPRYPFAKGTHPAPFGKARINAIPAQQLLRFLIPTLGVVSFLVFMRGHNSPGGGFIAALIFGGALMISYISFPRDQRIVEINTPVKLTAVGVLFALLAGFIGLSKGSFLYALHGHFAGEHWTTSMIFDIGVYLAVMGMLSMAINVLGSYLRPGMSRKQLTFTKEDSPLHSPPEVQAREDDDEDFPDSEPFAHTTAKRPARGERRKAQTITELRKEQAE from the coding sequence GTGACCCTTATATATGTGTTAGCGCTTGCTGCGTTGGCGATTGTGCTTTCCCCTGTGCTGGTGAAGCTGATCGACCGCGCCGCAGGCTGGCCCCTCGCGGGCATCTTTATTATCGCCGCCTTCTTGCTGATGCAAAAGCTCCCCGGCATTTACGAAGGCCAGGCGGTGACCTACGAAAAGACGTGGGTGCCGGATCTGCTCGGCCCTGGCCTGGGCGTGACGTTCGCATTGAGAGCGGATGCGCTAAGCGTCTTCTTCGCCCTCCTCGCCCTGCTCGTGGGCGCTGTGGTGTTTGTGTATTCGGCCGCGTATCTGTCCAAAAACAAAGGCAACACCAGCTTCTACACGATCATGACGGCATTTACCGCCAGCATCTTGATGTTGGTGCTTGCCGACGACGCCTTCGTGCTCTTCATCGCATGGGAGCTCGTCTCGCTGGCGTCTTTCATGCTCATCGCCCGCTCGGGCGGACGTGGTGGCGAGTTGGGCTCGCAGCGCACATTGGTGCTCACCTTCGTCGGTGGTCTCACCATGCTGGTGTCCTTGGCCATCGCCGCTACGCAGACCGGCACCACCAATATCACTGGCATGTTGCACAGTGATGTGTGGGCGCAAAAGCCTGGGCTCACCACCACCATCGCGGTGCTCATCGCAATCTCGGCCTTTACTAAGTCCGCTCAGTTGCCCTTCCACTTCTGGTTGCCGGAGGCCATGGCCGCCGCCACCCCGGTGTCTGCGTTCCTGCACGCCGCCGCGGTGGTCAAGGCCGGTATTTACCTGCTGCTGCGCTTTAGCACCATCTTCCACGACAACTCCACCTGGAACTGGCTGCTCATCGTGGTGGGCATCAGCACCGCTGTGATGGCGTCACTGTTTGCTATTCAGAAGTCGGATCTGAAAAAGCTCACTGCATATTCCACCGTCTCGCACCTCGGTTGGATCGTGGCCACCATCGGCGTGGGCACTCCCCTAGCGCTGGCCGCAGCGCTGGTGCACACGCTGGCGCACGCAATGTTCAAGTCCAGCTTGTTCATGCTCATCGGCGTGGTGGATCACCAGACCGGCACGCGCGACGCTTCGCGCCTTGGCTCCTCCTGGCGTTACTTGCCTTTTACCTTCGGCTCGGTGTGCATCGCTGCCGCCTCTATGGCTGCGGTGCCGCCCACCATGGGCTTCATTTCTAAGGAAGGCATGCTCGCCGCCTTTGAGGAAGCCCCCATCGGCACCGTCCCTGCCGCTGTGCTGCTGATTGCTGCTGGTGTGGGCGCCCTGTTCACCTTCACTTATTCCGCCCGCATCGTCTGCGATGGCTTCGTCGATGGTGACCGCGACATGTCGGAAACCAAAGAAGCACCCGTGTCGCTGTGGCTCCCGGCTGCGATTCCTGGCGTGCTCTCTTTGCCGCTGGTGTTCTTCGTTTCCGCGCTGGATAAGCCTGTCGACGCCGCCGTGAGCGTCATTTCTAGCGATCCCCATACGCACCTGGCGCTGTGGCACGGCGTGAGCTTGCCGCTTGGCATCTCAATAGCGGTGCTGGTCTTGGGCGTTGTGGGCGTGTTGTTCCGCAAGCAGATTTGGGCCACACTCGATGATCGCAAACTGGCACTGCGCAGCGGCAATGAGCTGCTCAATGGTGTGGTTCGCGGCTTGGCTCGCTATGGCAAGGCCGTGGGCAAGATGGGCGATTCCCTGAGCCCCACCCGCCACCTGGCCGTCATGTTCCTCATGATCATTGCGCTGGCGGGAACCGTTACTATCAAGGGCGTGGTCCACGGCGGCATCGACGGCGCGCCGCTGGCTCCCCGCATCGAGGGCATGGATCGCTGGAGCGATCTGGTGCCGCTTCTGATCGTGGTGGTGTCCCTGGTGCTGCTGCTTCGCACCGCCTCCCGTCTGACGGCTGTGGTGCTGGTGGGTATCGCCGGTATGGGCGTGACCTTCCAGATGCTCACCTTGGGTGCGCCCGACGTGGCACTTACCCAGCTCCTGGTGGAGGCACTGACCGTGGTGATCATGATGCTGGTGGTTCGCCAACAGCCCGAGACCTTCCACCCAACCAAGGCGAAGCGTCGCATTTCTGCCGCAGTGATGGCCGGGCTGGTGGGCTTGTCCACCTTCGGCGCCGTCTTCTTCCTGCTGGGCAGACGCGAGCGCACGGACTTGTCCATCTGGTACCTGCAAAACGGCCCGGAGATCACCGGCGGCGACAATATTGTGAACACCATCCTGGTGGAGTTCCGTGCATTCGATACTTTGGGCGAGCTTTCCGTGCTCGGCATGGCAGCCGTGGTGATCGCCGCAGTGGTCACCTCCATGCCGCGCTACCCCTTTGCCAAAGGCACGCACCCTGCGCCCTTTGGCAAGGCACGCATTAATGCCATCCCCGCGCAACAACTCCTGCGATTCCTCATCCCCACCCTCGGTGTGGTGAGCTTCCTGGTGTTCATGCGTGGCCACAACAGCCCCGGCGGTGGCTTCATTGCCGCGCTCATCTTCGGTGGCGCGCTGATGATCTCCTACATTTCCTTCCCGCGCGATCAGCGCATCGTGGAGATCAATACTCCGGTCAAGCTCACCGCAGTGGGCGTGCTCTTTGCCCTGCTGGCAGGCTTTATCGGTTTGAGCAAGGGCTCCTTCCTCTACGCGCTGCACGGGCACTTCGCCGGCGAGCACTGGACTACCTCGATGATCTTCGACATCGGCGTGTACCTGGCGGTGATGGGCATGCTGAGCATGGCCATCAATGTGCTGGGCAGCTACCTGCGCCCGGGCATGAGCCGAAAACAGCTCACCTTCACCAAGGAAGATTCCCCACTGCACTCGCCGCCGGAGGTACAGGCGCGTGAGGACGATGATGAGGACTTCCCCGATAGCGAGCCTTTCGCGCACACCACGGCAAAGCGCCCAGCGCGCGGGGAGCGCAGAAAAGCACAAACCATCACCGAGCTAAGGAAGGAGCAGGCAGAATGA
- a CDS encoding cation:proton antiporter subunit C codes for MILALTIAILAAGGTYLVLQRGMLRLVIGMTLISHAVNLLILATGVPKWRGEAFPSITSLADAADPIPQAFVLTAIVIAMATTTYMLTLSGLGRSDDTLAEEVADEESPLQTLGRSISSAEVAENLDHNAKRLQQRGENAKNAEEAH; via the coding sequence ATGATCCTCGCACTCACTATCGCGATCTTGGCTGCGGGCGGCACCTACCTGGTGCTGCAGCGCGGCATGTTGCGCCTGGTCATCGGCATGACGCTGATCAGCCACGCAGTGAACCTGCTCATCCTTGCCACCGGCGTGCCCAAGTGGCGTGGTGAGGCATTCCCATCGATCACTTCGCTTGCCGACGCCGCGGATCCCATCCCCCAGGCCTTCGTGCTCACAGCCATCGTGATTGCCATGGCAACCACCACCTACATGCTCACGCTGTCTGGCCTTGGCCGCTCTGATGACACACTCGCTGAGGAAGTAGCTGACGAGGAATCGCCGCTGCAGACCCTGGGGCGTTCCATCTCTAGCGCTGAGGTTGCAGAAAACCTCGACCACAATGCCAAGCGCTTGCAGCAGCGCGGCGAGAACGCCAAGAACGCTGAGGAGGCGCACTAA
- a CDS encoding monovalent cation/H+ antiporter subunit D family protein, with the protein MDYVLPLFVGFPLLAVALTTLAPWRGFRDVSALMVPVITGLAGGWLFAYTGTHGTIAHSVGLYVGGVAIPFAADQFSAVMIVTSSIVAFASNWFAIVVGETRARYYAPLSLMLLTGVMGALLTADLFNFFVFIEVMLLPSYGLLTMTGTWARLSAGRTFVLVNLATSTVLLAGVALLYGAAGAVNIAALAGAAKGNGPITVAMGVVVIALCVKAGVFPVHTWLPRSYPSTSASVMGLFSGLHTKVSVYMLFRIYVVVFDLDSRWMWLIIVVCCASMLVGAFAGLAENSMRRVLSYQMVNGMPFILVMLAFASGNERAALAAGILYMLHHMITVGSLILATGAVEETYGTDLISKLHGLAHRDPWVAAVFAAGAFSVVGFPPFSGLWGKVALVVATAQRGDTAAWIVICVIIVASFGAFMSMMRLWRETFWGQPLNKERYPDGLKVRWRRLAPSAALMIVSFGMFLFAGPMFQATNAAAEGLLDVDAYTQAVLENVPVGLPLDVQVNAQALEGGK; encoded by the coding sequence ATGGATTATGTACTTCCCCTCTTTGTTGGCTTCCCCCTGCTGGCGGTGGCGCTGACCACCTTGGCGCCTTGGCGCGGATTCCGCGACGTCTCGGCTCTGATGGTTCCCGTGATCACTGGCTTGGCGGGCGGCTGGCTCTTTGCTTATACCGGCACCCACGGCACGATTGCTCATTCGGTTGGCCTCTACGTCGGTGGCGTGGCCATCCCCTTCGCCGCTGATCAATTCAGTGCCGTGATGATCGTGACCAGCTCGATCGTCGCCTTTGCCTCCAATTGGTTCGCCATCGTGGTCGGCGAAACCCGCGCCCGCTATTACGCGCCGCTTTCGCTCATGCTGCTCACCGGCGTGATGGGCGCACTGCTGACTGCCGATCTGTTCAACTTCTTCGTGTTCATCGAGGTCATGCTGCTGCCCTCCTATGGTTTGCTCACCATGACGGGCACCTGGGCTCGCCTTTCGGCCGGCCGCACCTTCGTGCTGGTAAACTTGGCTACATCCACGGTGCTCCTGGCGGGCGTGGCGCTGCTCTACGGCGCGGCGGGTGCTGTGAACATTGCGGCGCTGGCGGGTGCTGCCAAAGGCAACGGGCCAATTACCGTGGCTATGGGCGTTGTGGTGATCGCACTGTGCGTGAAGGCTGGCGTGTTCCCCGTACACACCTGGCTGCCCCGCTCCTACCCCTCCACCTCGGCATCGGTGATGGGGCTGTTCTCCGGCCTGCACACCAAGGTGTCTGTGTACATGCTCTTCCGCATCTACGTGGTGGTGTTCGACCTGGACAGCCGCTGGATGTGGCTAATCATCGTAGTGTGCTGCGCTTCCATGCTGGTGGGTGCGTTTGCTGGTCTGGCGGAAAACTCCATGCGCCGCGTACTGTCCTACCAGATGGTCAATGGCATGCCCTTTATCCTGGTCATGCTGGCCTTCGCCTCCGGCAATGAGCGCGCTGCCCTAGCGGCTGGCATCCTCTATATGCTCCACCACATGATTACGGTGGGTTCGCTGATCCTGGCCACGGGTGCCGTGGAGGAAACCTACGGAACCGATCTGATTTCCAAGCTGCACGGCTTAGCTCACCGCGATCCTTGGGTGGCGGCGGTGTTTGCCGCAGGTGCCTTCTCCGTGGTGGGTTTCCCACCCTTCTCCGGACTCTGGGGCAAAGTGGCGCTCGTGGTGGCTACCGCCCAGCGCGGCGACACCGCAGCCTGGATCGTCATCTGCGTGATCATAGTGGCGAGCTTCGGCGCGTTCATGTCCATGATGCGCCTGTGGCGCGAAACCTTCTGGGGGCAGCCGCTGAATAAGGAGCGCTACCCGGACGGGTTGAAGGTACGTTGGCGCAGGCTAGCGCCGAGTGCCGCGCTCATGATCGTGTCCTTTGGCATGTTCCTGTTTGCCGGCCCAATGTTCCAGGCCACCAACGCCGCTGCCGAGGGCTTGCTCGACGTCGACGCCTACACCCAAGCGGTGCTGGAGAATGTCCCCGTTGGTTTGCCTCTCGACGTCCAGGTCAATGCCCAGGCTCTAGAAGGAGGCAAGTAA
- a CDS encoding monovalent cation/H+ antiporter subunit E encodes MHALKYVFWLVWQIVLASNTVLVDTLKGNKSMDPCVVHYPLRLSKDWQITAFAVSITMTPGTMSIGLREDHTLLVHAVYGSDPRAVLDDLADMEATMVPSVRQINHDLDAARVEHPAPVPERKESP; translated from the coding sequence ATGCACGCGCTGAAATACGTGTTCTGGCTGGTCTGGCAGATTGTGCTTGCATCGAATACGGTGCTCGTCGATACGCTCAAGGGAAATAAGAGCATGGACCCGTGCGTCGTCCACTACCCCCTGCGCCTGAGCAAAGACTGGCAGATCACCGCCTTCGCAGTCTCGATCACCATGACCCCTGGCACCATGAGCATTGGGCTTCGCGAAGACCACACGCTGCTAGTGCACGCCGTCTACGGCAGTGACCCCCGCGCGGTGCTGGATGATCTGGCTGATATGGAAGCAACGATGGTGCCTTCGGTGCGCCAGATCAACCACGACCTCGATGCCGCTCGCGTGGAGCACCCCGCACCTGTGCCGGAGCGAAAGGAGAGCCCCTAA
- a CDS encoding cation:proton antiporter: MFLTVIYAAMVVLGLCALAAVALVLRSKDALSRAVVSDLVFYTLIGLYVLWSMTHETQIAYDVLLLVAIIGGVLPTMSAARIISKGRR, encoded by the coding sequence ATGTTTCTCACCGTGATTTATGCGGCCATGGTGGTGCTCGGCTTGTGCGCCCTCGCCGCGGTGGCCCTGGTGCTGCGCTCCAAGGACGCGCTGAGCCGCGCCGTGGTCAGCGACCTCGTTTTCTACACGCTCATCGGGCTTTACGTGTTGTGGTCCATGACCCATGAGACGCAAATCGCCTATGACGTGTTGCTCTTGGTGGCCATCATCGGTGGTGTGCTGCCCACCATGTCCGCTGCCCGAATCATCTCGAAGGGACGCCGCTAA
- a CDS encoding Na+/H+ antiporter subunit G: protein MFDIVSAAIVIIACVVMVLTTVAVWRGKDPLTRANVLSTNTSLALPLLIIAKLIHDIGAGTFTFYNLLLSVLTITGLLVVLAIGSFIMGRSLYEVSSEQ from the coding sequence ATGTTCGACATCGTTTCCGCCGCCATCGTGATCATTGCGTGCGTCGTCATGGTGCTTACCACCGTGGCCGTGTGGCGCGGCAAGGACCCGCTTACCCGCGCGAATGTGCTCAGCACCAACACCAGCCTGGCGCTGCCACTGCTCATCATCGCCAAATTGATTCACGACATCGGCGCAGGCACCTTTACGTTCTATAACCTGCTGCTTTCGGTGCTCACGATCACCGGCCTGCTGGTGGTGCTGGCCATCGGCTCATTCATCATGGGCCGCTCCCTCTACGAGGTAAGCAGCGAGCAGTAG
- a CDS encoding 4'-phosphopantetheinyl transferase family protein, with product MDRSERIVLCQIPLRAADVRLESLLSATDHAQLERFVQPADRARRLLGHAILPLLDIYLEGQVCPECGQEGHGPLQTNPGFASIAHAGQWVWVAVSDFPVGVDVERLPCAKDWARREAKVKCPQATWVEDVDAPAGYVGAIAGASKSKEITVVDGELLLAAYLVEGAAHDE from the coding sequence ATTCCCCTGCGTGCAGCCGACGTTCGCCTCGAATCACTCCTGAGCGCCACTGACCACGCGCAGCTTGAGCGCTTTGTGCAGCCGGCTGACCGGGCCAGGCGCCTGCTCGGCCACGCCATTCTCCCCCTTCTAGATATATATCTAGAAGGGCAGGTGTGCCCTGAGTGCGGCCAGGAAGGCCACGGGCCGCTGCAAACCAACCCTGGTTTCGCCTCCATCGCCCACGCGGGCCAGTGGGTTTGGGTGGCCGTCTCGGATTTCCCCGTAGGCGTGGACGTCGAGCGACTACCTTGCGCGAAGGATTGGGCGCGCCGGGAAGCGAAGGTGAAATGCCCGCAGGCTACTTGGGTTGAAGACGTTGACGCCCCCGCGGGCTACGTTGGGGCGATCGCGGGGGCGTCGAAAAGCAAGGAAATAACAGTGGTGGATGGGGAGCTACTGCTCGCTGCTTACCTCGTAGAGGGAGCGGCCCATGATGAATGA